The Elusimicrobiota bacterium genomic interval CCACCACGCTGACCGCGGACCTCGTCAAGGCCGCGGCCAAGCTCAAGGCCGTGGCCCGGGCCGGCAGCGGCGTCGACAACATAGACGTGCCGGCCTGCACCGAGAAGGGCGTGGTCGTCATGAACACGCCTTTCGGCAACACCGTCTCCACCGGAGAGCACGCCGTGGCCATGATGATGGCCCTGGCCCGCCACATCCCCCAGGCCAACGCCTCCACCCACGCCGGCAAGTGGGAGAAGAAGAAGTTCGAGGGCGTCGAGCTCACCGGCAAGACCCTCGGCGTGATCGGCTGCGGCAACATCGGCGCCGTGGTCGCCAACCGGGCCATGGGACTCAAGATGAAGGTCTTGGTCTACGACCCAGTCATGACCACGGAACGGGCCCGGGAGCTGGGCGTCGAGATGGTCAGCCTCGACACCCTCTATCAGAAGGCCGACTTCATCACCTACCACGTGACCATGCGGGACACCACCAAGGGCATGCTCAACAAGGACGCCATCGCCAAGATGAAGAAGGGCGTGCGCATCATCAACTGCGCGCGCGGCGGCATCATGGTCGAGGCCGATGTGAAGGCGGCCCTGCAGAGCGGCCAGATCGCGGGCTTCGCCTGCGACGTCTTCGTCAAGGAGCCGGCCACCGAGCACATCTTCTTCGGGATGGAGAATGTGGTCGTCACCCCGCACATCGCGGCTTCCACCAAGGACGCCCAGATCACCGTGGCGCGGCAGGCCGCCGAGCAGATCGCGGACTACCTGCTCACGGGCAAGATGACGCACGCCGTAAACGGCAGCGACCTATAACGACCGCCGACCCGGGCCGGACCCAGTCGTCGGGTCCGGCCCGATCTTCCCAAAGAGGTGAAGGCCATGGCCATGTTCTTCGATGACATCGGGCTGCAGGTGCCGACCGTGCTTCTTCCCGCGCCCGCGGTGGACCTCAAGAAATGGGCGGTGGTGGCCTGCGACCAGTACACCTCGGAACCCGCGTATTGGGAGCGGGTCCGCAAGTTCGCGGGGTCAGCCCCCTCCACGCTCAACATCATCCTGCCGGAGATAGGCCTGGACTCTCCGCGCTTGGCACGAATGATCACGAGCATCAACAAGACCATGCGCGCTTACGTGGCCGAGGGGGTCTTGCGGGAGCAGCGGCCGGGGCTCGTGCTCGTGGACCGAAAGACCGTCCATGCCAAGTCCCGCAAAGGGATGATCGTGGCGCTGGACCTGGAGAGGTACGACTTCAGGAAGGGCTCTCAGACCCTCATCCGCGCCACCGAAGGGACGATCCTCGAGCGCATCCCTCCCCGCGTGAAGATCCGCAAGAACGCCTCGCTGGAGCTTCCCCATATCATGGTCCTCATCGACGACCCGGAGAGGACCGTGATCGAGCCCCTTTGCAAGAAACGGCCGGCCAAGCTCTACGACACGGACCTCATGCAGGGGTCGGGGCATATCTCAGGCTATCTCATAGACGACGCGGTGGCGATCGAGCGCGTGCACAAGAGCCTGGCCAGGCTCGCGGAGCGCGGCCGGTTCGCGAAGAAGTACGGTGCCCGGGGCAAGGGCGTCCTCCTCTATGCCATGGGCGACGGGAACCACAGTCTCGCCACGGCCAAGACCATCTGGGAGACCCTGAAGTCCCAGGCCAAGGACAAGAAGGTCATCATGCGCCACCCGGCGCGCTTCGCGCTCGTCGAGCTCGTCAACGTCCATGACGACGGGCTCGAGTTCGAGCCGATCCACCGCGTGGTCTTCAACACGGACACGGCCGCGCTGCTCAAGGCGATGGGGTCCTTCTTCGGACCGCGCTTCTCCGTGCGCACCGTAAAGGGCCGGAAGAACGCCATCCGGGTGTCCCGGAGCTGCGCTGGTCCCTGCCACTGCATCCCGTTCTCGACCGGCAAGACCTTCGGCATCATCAGCATACGCCGGCCGAAGCTGACCCTGGAAGTCGCCACCCTGCAGTCCTTCCTGGACCAATACCTGGCATCGGACAAGCGGGCCAAGATAGACTACATCCACGGCGACGAAGTCGTCGAGTCGCTCTCGGCCAAGCCCGGCGCCATCGGCTTCTATCTGCCGCCGATGGACAAGAGCGACCTCTTCAAGACCGTCATCCTCGACGGCGCTCTGCCGCGCAAGACGTTCTCCATGGGAGAGGCCAGCGAAAAGCGGTTCTACCTGGAGTGCCGGAAGATCGCCTGAGCCCCGGATGAAGTCTCTCAAGCGCCTTCTCCCCTATCTCCACGAGCACCGGGTCAGGTTCCTGCAGGTCTGCCTGGTCATGGTGGCCGTGGCGGCCCTCAGCGGCGCCACGGTCTACATCCTCAAGCCCGGCATCAACTCCATCTTCGAGCGCAAGGACCCCAATCTCCTCGTGGCCGTGGTACTGGCCATACCCGCCATCTTCTTCCTCAAGCTCATCCTCGTCTACGCCCAGACCTATCTCATCAACTACATCGGCCAGCGCATCGCCCAGCGCCTGCGCGAGGAACTCTTCGCCCATCTCCACACCCTCTCCCTGGACTTCTTCTGGAGGTCCAAGAGCGGCGAGCTCCTCTCGCGCCTGACCAACGACCTCAACAACCTCCAGCAAGGCCTCCAATTCGTGCCCCTGTTCCTGGTGCGCGACACGCTCACCGTCCTCATCCTGCTCGTGGTCATGTTCGTCATCAACTGGCAGTTCGCGCTCATCGCCATACTCGCCATCCCCATGGCGGGCGGGGTCCTGGCCGTGCTGGGCAAGAAGCTGCGCTCCTCCAGCATGAAGGGTCAGGAAGTCATGGGCGAGATCTACCACCGCTTCCAGGAGAGCCTGCAGGGCATGCTCGTGGTCAAGGCCTTCAACTACGAGGCCGAGGCCACGGCCAAGTTCAAGGCCGAGAGCAGCGCTTTCTTCAGCCAGATGATGCGCTATTTCAGGGCCACCGCCCTCTCCGGCCCGCTCATGGAGTTCCTGGGAAGCATCATCATGGCCGCCATCGTGCTCAAGGCCGGCACCGAGATATTCCATGGGCACATGACTCCCGGAGACTTCTTCACCTTCCTGGGCGCCTTCTTCATGGCCTACGCTCCCATCAAGAACCTCTCCCAGACCAACGCCCAGGTCCAGCTGGCCCTGGCCGGGGCGGACCGCATCTTCGAAATCCTGGACGAGAAGCCCAGCGTCAAGGAGCGCCCCGACGCCTTGCCGTTCTCCGGCCTGCGCGAGAGCGTGGTGTTCGAGGACGTCTCCTATCGCTATCCCGGCCGCGAGAACTGGGCCTTGCGCCACATCGACCTCACCATCAAGGCCGGCGAGGTCGTGGCCTTCGCCGGCCCCAGCGGCTCGGGCAAGACCACCTTGGTGCATCTGCTCCTGCGGCTCTTCGACCCGCTGGAGGGCCGCATCCTCATCGACGGCAAAGATCTGCGCGACTACTCATCCAACGCTCTGCGCGCCCATCTGGGCTTGGTCACGCAGGACACCATCCTCTTCAACGACACGCTGGGCGCCAACGTGGGAGTGGGCCGACACGGGGCGTCTCTGGAAGACATCCGTTCCGCTCTCCAGGTCGCCGATGCCACGGAGTTCGTCTCCCACATGCCCGCGGGCCTCGACACTCCCCTGGGCGACCGCGGCCTGCGCCTCTCCGGAGGCCAGCGCCAGCGCATCGCCATCGCGCGGGCCGTGCTCAAGAACCCGTCCTTGCTCCTGCTCGACGAAGCCACCTCCAACCTCGACACCGGCAGCGAGCGCAGCGTCCAGGAGGCTCTGGAACGCCTCTATCCCGGCAGGACCGTGCTCATCATCGCCCACCGGCTGACCACGTTGCAGAACGCCCACCGCATCGTGGTCCTGCACCACGGCGAGGTCGCGGAGGCCGGGCCCCATGCCGAGCTCCTGGCCCAAGGCGGCATCTACGCCACCCTATACCGCTACCAACAGCTCGAGCCCGTCGACGTCCAGTGAAGCAGCTCCTCAAAGCCGTCGAGAAGAAGGGCCGAACAACCGTGGCATGCCTCATCGGCTCACTCTTCCCGCCCCGCCGGACCGCGCCCGAGGACCTGCGCCGCGGACTGGAGAGGGGGGACATCAAGAGGATCCTCCTGGTGAGGCCCTATCAAGGCTTGGGCGACCTGATCTGCACCACGCCCGTAATAACCAACCTCAAAGCCGCGTTCCCCGGCGTTTCCATCCAATTCCTGGCCAACACCTTCAACCAGGCGGCGCTGCAGAACAATCCCGGGCTGGACAAGGTCTGGGCCTGGGACGAGCGCACCGTCTCCCATCCCACGGCGTGGTGGAGGATGCGCTCCGTTCTGCGCCGGGAGAAGTTCGACCTGGCTTTGGTCCTCTCCGGCAACGCCCTGTCTTTGACCTCCATCCTCCTGGCCAAACTCTCCGGAGCGCGCTTCGTCGCAGGCTATGACACCCGCGCCTACGGCCGCGATTGGAGCCGCTGGCTCTACAGCTGCGAGTTGCCGTATCGCGACCCGGTCAGGGAGATCGACAAGTTCCTCGGTCTGTTGGAAGGCATCGGCCTGGCCTGCCCGCGCCGCGAGCCCGTGTATCGGGTCCTCCCCGAGAACGCCGGCCTCATCGACGAGCGTCTCGCGGCGCTGTTCCCGGGCAGCACCCGTCCGATCCTCGGGATGTTCATAGGCGGCAAGACGGACAGGCCGGAGCGCATCTGGCCGCCGGCCAATTACGCGGAGACGGCGCGGCTGGTGCTGGCCCAGAAGCCCTGCGACCTCATCATCATCGCCCCGCCCAAAGCTCGGCGCCAGAGCCACAGCCGGGAATCGACCTTCTGGCTTGACGAGGATGTCCATCTCTCCGAGTTCAAGAAGGCTTTCGGCGCGGACGCCCCCGTGTTCCAGGAGGCGGACCTGGGCCGCGTGGCGGCCCTCCTGGCGCGGCTGAGGCTATTCATCTGCCCCGATGGCGGCATGATGCATGTGGCCGCGGGCCTCAAGGTCCCGACCCTCACGCTCTTCTTCGGCACCGATCCGGAGGTCTGGAACCCTCCGGTCCCCACCGCCCATTTCCTCAGAAGCCCGGGGCAGGACCCCAAGGGACTGGCTCCCGCCGCCGTGGCCGACGCCGCGGTCCGGCTTCTATGAAGAGGGCGCTTCTCGCGGCCGTCATCCTCGACATGGACGGGGTCATGGTGGACAGCGAGTATCAGTGGATGCTCTTGGAGAGGCCCTTCCTGCGCGGCCTGGTCGGACGCTGGACCGTGGCTGACCACCGCAAGGTCGTAGGCCTGGGCGTGGTGGACCTCTACTATCATCTGGTCAGGGAGTACGGCCTGCGCCTTGGGAAAACCGACTTCCTGGCGCGCTGCGACCGCATCGCCCGAGAGGTCTACCTGCGCAAGGTCGGCCTGGCTCCGGGTTTACGGCGTTTCATCGCAGACCTACGACGCCGCAGGGTGCCGCTGGGACTGGCCTCATCCTCTCCCAAGGAATGGGTGGACATGGTCCTGCGGCGCTTCCGCCTCAGGGCGGCGTTCCGTGCGGTCGTGACCGGCGACGACGCGCCCGGACGGACCAAGCCGGCCCCGGACCTCTACCTGCTGGCGGCGCGGCGCCTCAAGGTGCGCCCCGCCATCTGCTTGGCCGTAGAGGACTCGGACTTCGGGGTGCGCGCCGCCAAGGACGCGGGCATGACCTGCGTGGGGCTGCGCAGCGGGAACAACGACGAGCAGGAGCTCTCGGAGGCGGATTGGCAGGCTCGCGGTTTCGCGGCCCTGGGCTACCGGAGGCTGATCTCGCGGCTCAAGGCCGCTTGCGCCTTGACGAAGGCGCCCCAGTCCGCCAGCAAGGCCTGAGCTTCAGGCTCCGGCAGAGCCGGCTTGAACACGCGCACGCCTTTGCCCTGGCGCAGGCGCCCGGCCCAGGGCGCTCCCGCAGCCTCGGCGGCCAAGGACGCAGCGCCCAAGGCCGTCACCTCGGCCTCGCCGCAGCGCTCGATCTCGGCTCCCAGCAGGTCGGCCTGGAACTGCAGCAGGTAGCTCACCCGGGAAAGACCGCCCGAGGCCTTCACGGCCCCGGGCTTGAGTCCGGCCTGGCGCAAGGCGGCGACGATGTCCGCGATCTCGAAGGCGATGCCCTCGGCCATGCCCCGCACCAGGTCCGCGGCCCGGGTCTGGTTGGTCATGCCGAAGAACACGGTCTTGGTGATATAGTCCCAGCGCGGTGCCCCCAAGCCGCCGATGGCCGGCAGGACCAGCACCCGGTTCTTGGAGGCGCGGCAGAGGCGGTCGATGTCCGTCTGCTTCTTGAGCAGCCCAAGATTCTCGCGCAGCCAGTCGAAGGAGGCCCCGGCCGCGTGCACCGTGCCCTCCTGAAGGAAGATCGCGGGCCGGTCCCGCAACTTCCAAGCCACCGAAGTCAGCAGTCCCGGCACCCGGTGCTGGGCCTCGCCCGTGTTGTAGAGGAAGAACGCGCCGGTGCCGTAGTTGGCCACGGCCGAGCCCGGGGCCACGCCGCCGAGACCCATGGTCGCGGCTTGCTGGTCGCCCAGGCAGGCGAGTATGGGGAGCTTGCGTCCGCCGCGATGGAAAGACCCCCAATCGCCGGCGGAGGAGAACACGTTGGGCAGCAGCGCGCGGGGCACGTTGAAAAGGGCGAGCATCTCCGGGTCCCAATCCATGGTCCGCAGGTTGAGCAGCATCATGCGCTGCGCCAAAGTCGGGTCGGTCGCGAAGACCTCGCCGCGGGTCAGGCGCCAGATCAGGAAGGTCGCCACGGGGGCGGCCAGCAAGCGGCCCTCCTCCGCCAGCCGCCGCACCGCGGGGTCGTTGTCGAGGAACCACTTGACCTTGGGCGCGGAGTAATAGGGGGTCAGATACAGGCCCGTGCGCTCGTGCGCGTCGGTCTGCCGCGCCTGCAGCGGCGCCACCACGGCCGCGCCGCGGCCGTCCTGCCAGCTCGGCGCCCGGGACGCGGGCTTGCCGGTCTTGCGGTCCCAGAAGACGACGGTCGAGCGCTGGGAGGCCACCGCGACGCCCAGGACCTCCGTGGCGCGGGGCAGCTGGTCCAGCACGGCGTCCAGGGTCCGCTCCTGGGTGCGCGCGATCTCCAGCGCGTCGTGCTCGGCCCAGCCGGCCTTGGGGTAGAAGGTCCTCACCGGGAGCTGAGCCCGGGCCACGACCTTGCCCCGGGCGTCTATGGCCAGCGTCCGGGAGGTGGAGCTGCCCTGGTCCAGGGCGATGACCACGGCTTGGTTCACAGCGGGCTCACCTTGAGGTCGGAGGGCTCCACGCGGTCGCCCAGCTCGCGCAGGGCGGCGCGCAGTTCCGCATCGGTGTCGGGGTCGGCCAGCAGCTTCTGGATGAGCGGGCCGGAAGGGGCCTGGATGCGCTCGTAGAGCCCGGCCTCCTTGAGCAATCGGATGACCTTCTTCTTGTTGCCCTCGGGGAACTCGGTCCGCTCCGCGCCGGAGCGCTGGATCTCGTAGCGTGCGCCGAAGGCGCGGACGTAGCCCTTGCTGCGCAGGATGGCGAGTATGGCGGCCTTGACCTGCGCGGACTCGCGCTCGGCCTCGGCCGCGCGCGCCATGATGTCGCCGTACCGGTCTATCAACGCGGCCAGGTCCCCATCTGCCGGCGGAGGCGCCGCGGCGGTGGGCTGCTTCGCGAATATGGGGCAATAGGCCTTGTAGTCGCACCAGCGACAGGAATTCTCCGAAGGCTTGGGCTCGAAGCGTTCCGCCACGATGGCGGCGGCGGTGTCCACGATCTTGCGCCGCAGCCCACCCACCAGGGCCTCGGGCCGGCGGCCGACCGAATGCGCCTTGAGCGAGGGCAGATGGTAGAAGGTCAATATCCCGACCTCGGCTCCGAGCCCGGCCTCGCAGGCCAACTGGTACATGGTCAGTTGCGCGTCGGTCTCGATGCGGTCAACAGCCAGCTGCTTGCCGGTCTTGTAGTCCAGGATGGAGAGCCGGCCGTCTTCCAGCCGGT includes:
- a CDS encoding hydroxyacid dehydrogenase, which translates into the protein MMKVLIADKADSICEKVLKERGLQPVVKNGMKPEELKACIGEYEAIIVRSATTLTADLVKAAAKLKAVARAGSGVDNIDVPACTEKGVVVMNTPFGNTVSTGEHAVAMMMALARHIPQANASTHAGKWEKKKFEGVELTGKTLGVIGCGNIGAVVANRAMGLKMKVLVYDPVMTTERARELGVEMVSLDTLYQKADFITYHVTMRDTTKGMLNKDAIAKMKKGVRIINCARGGIMVEADVKAALQSGQIAGFACDVFVKEPATEHIFFGMENVVVTPHIAASTKDAQITVARQAAEQIADYLLTGKMTHAVNGSDL
- a CDS encoding DUF1015 domain-containing protein, with product MAMFFDDIGLQVPTVLLPAPAVDLKKWAVVACDQYTSEPAYWERVRKFAGSAPSTLNIILPEIGLDSPRLARMITSINKTMRAYVAEGVLREQRPGLVLVDRKTVHAKSRKGMIVALDLERYDFRKGSQTLIRATEGTILERIPPRVKIRKNASLELPHIMVLIDDPERTVIEPLCKKRPAKLYDTDLMQGSGHISGYLIDDAVAIERVHKSLARLAERGRFAKKYGARGKGVLLYAMGDGNHSLATAKTIWETLKSQAKDKKVIMRHPARFALVELVNVHDDGLEFEPIHRVVFNTDTAALLKAMGSFFGPRFSVRTVKGRKNAIRVSRSCAGPCHCIPFSTGKTFGIISIRRPKLTLEVATLQSFLDQYLASDKRAKIDYIHGDEVVESLSAKPGAIGFYLPPMDKSDLFKTVILDGALPRKTFSMGEASEKRFYLECRKIA
- a CDS encoding ABC transporter ATP-binding protein — translated: MKSLKRLLPYLHEHRVRFLQVCLVMVAVAALSGATVYILKPGINSIFERKDPNLLVAVVLAIPAIFFLKLILVYAQTYLINYIGQRIAQRLREELFAHLHTLSLDFFWRSKSGELLSRLTNDLNNLQQGLQFVPLFLVRDTLTVLILLVVMFVINWQFALIAILAIPMAGGVLAVLGKKLRSSSMKGQEVMGEIYHRFQESLQGMLVVKAFNYEAEATAKFKAESSAFFSQMMRYFRATALSGPLMEFLGSIIMAAIVLKAGTEIFHGHMTPGDFFTFLGAFFMAYAPIKNLSQTNAQVQLALAGADRIFEILDEKPSVKERPDALPFSGLRESVVFEDVSYRYPGRENWALRHIDLTIKAGEVVAFAGPSGSGKTTLVHLLLRLFDPLEGRILIDGKDLRDYSSNALRAHLGLVTQDTILFNDTLGANVGVGRHGASLEDIRSALQVADATEFVSHMPAGLDTPLGDRGLRLSGGQRQRIAIARAVLKNPSLLLLDEATSNLDTGSERSVQEALERLYPGRTVLIIAHRLTTLQNAHRIVVLHHGEVAEAGPHAELLAQGGIYATLYRYQQLEPVDVQ
- a CDS encoding glycosyltransferase family 9 protein, whose translation is MKQLLKAVEKKGRTTVACLIGSLFPPRRTAPEDLRRGLERGDIKRILLVRPYQGLGDLICTTPVITNLKAAFPGVSIQFLANTFNQAALQNNPGLDKVWAWDERTVSHPTAWWRMRSVLRREKFDLALVLSGNALSLTSILLAKLSGARFVAGYDTRAYGRDWSRWLYSCELPYRDPVREIDKFLGLLEGIGLACPRREPVYRVLPENAGLIDERLAALFPGSTRPILGMFIGGKTDRPERIWPPANYAETARLVLAQKPCDLIIIAPPKARRQSHSRESTFWLDEDVHLSEFKKAFGADAPVFQEADLGRVAALLARLRLFICPDGGMMHVAAGLKVPTLTLFFGTDPEVWNPPVPTAHFLRSPGQDPKGLAPAAVADAAVRLL
- a CDS encoding HAD-IA family hydrolase, translating into MKRALLAAVILDMDGVMVDSEYQWMLLERPFLRGLVGRWTVADHRKVVGLGVVDLYYHLVREYGLRLGKTDFLARCDRIAREVYLRKVGLAPGLRRFIADLRRRRVPLGLASSSPKEWVDMVLRRFRLRAAFRAVVTGDDAPGRTKPAPDLYLLAARRLKVRPAICLAVEDSDFGVRAAKDAGMTCVGLRSGNNDEQELSEADWQARGFAALGYRRLISRLKAACALTKAPQSASKA
- a CDS encoding FGGY family carbohydrate kinase, which codes for MNQAVVIALDQGSSTSRTLAIDARGKVVARAQLPVRTFYPKAGWAEHDALEIARTQERTLDAVLDQLPRATEVLGVAVASQRSTVVFWDRKTGKPASRAPSWQDGRGAAVVAPLQARQTDAHERTGLYLTPYYSAPKVKWFLDNDPAVRRLAEEGRLLAAPVATFLIWRLTRGEVFATDPTLAQRMMLLNLRTMDWDPEMLALFNVPRALLPNVFSSAGDWGSFHRGGRKLPILACLGDQQAATMGLGGVAPGSAVANYGTGAFFLYNTGEAQHRVPGLLTSVAWKLRDRPAIFLQEGTVHAAGASFDWLRENLGLLKKQTDIDRLCRASKNRVLVLPAIGGLGAPRWDYITKTVFFGMTNQTRAADLVRGMAEGIAFEIADIVAALRQAGLKPGAVKASGGLSRVSYLLQFQADLLGAEIERCGEAEVTALGAASLAAEAAGAPWAGRLRQGKGVRVFKPALPEPEAQALLADWGAFVKAQAALSREISLR
- a CDS encoding PD-(D/E)XK nuclease family protein, whose product is MDLPRALSHSSISLYAECPLKYKLKYVDKIPEKPKHFFSFGQSVHLALEFFYGGKTPAAPSLQELHQSLKENWVSVGYRDQEQEAEYFQQGKDILTGYYRKHAKAFSLPLHVEYNFQLTVEGVPVTGKVDRIDRLEDGRLSILDYKTGKQLAVDRIETDAQLTMYQLACEAGLGAEVGILTFYHLPSLKAHSVGRRPEALVGGLRRKIVDTAAAIVAERFEPKPSENSCRWCDYKAYCPIFAKQPTAAAPPPADGDLAALIDRYGDIMARAAEAERESAQVKAAILAILRSKGYVRAFGARYEIQRSGAERTEFPEGNKKKVIRLLKEAGLYERIQAPSGPLIQKLLADPDTDAELRAALRELGDRVEPSDLKVSPL